A portion of the Anoxybacillus gonensis genome contains these proteins:
- a CDS encoding DNA-directed RNA polymerase subunit beta, translating to MEEKQKRSLRRPRRRLIPIWLRLIIVVALVVLSGAIGAMIGYGVIGGGKPLDALKPTTWQHIIDLIEKQ from the coding sequence ATGGAGGAAAAACAAAAACGTTCACTTCGTCGTCCGCGCCGTCGCCTCATTCCGATTTGGCTTCGCCTCATCATTGTGGTTGCTCTCGTGGTGCTAAGCGGGGCGATCGGGGCGATGATCGGTTACGGTGTGATCGGCGGCGGCAAGCCGTTGGACGCACTAAAACCAACAACATGGCAACATATTATCGATTTAATCGAAAAACAGTAG
- the tnpC gene encoding IS66 family transposase: MLTVQQAVFTVEGLIGKVQQQKQLIHQLIQENEHLRQENKQLRKENEQLKHRVQELEARTKKNSSNSHLPPSSDRFEKKRSSREPSGKKPGGQEGHEGTTLRQVEHPHHRVVHRVHTCQGCGASLRDVKPFKVDVRQVFDLPPVSIEVTQHEREVKSCPHCRCVQQAEFPPHVTNHVQYGPRLTALVVYLHHIQLIPYKRLSDTIEALYQHSVSTGTLANMVKRGREALESNMDMIEDALLDSNILHVDETSLRINGKLAWVHVACTSTYTYLAFHASRGKKATDEIGILPQYKGTMMHDAFGTYPRYTKATHALCHAHHLRELKGFIEQGHTWASRMTTFLLAAKQAVEAHHGALSEEEAKRWERVYDRILAKAQHRLETMTPLPKKALAFIRRLQKRKEEALRFLCEVHVPFDNNQAERDLRMVKVKENISGTFRDETFAQSFCIARSIVSTLTKHEKNVWDSLCLLLAGETIDRVLSAT, encoded by the coding sequence ATGTTGACGGTACAACAAGCTGTATTTACAGTTGAGGGCTTAATCGGCAAAGTCCAACAACAAAAACAGCTCATTCATCAACTCATTCAAGAAAATGAACATTTGCGTCAAGAAAACAAACAGCTACGCAAAGAAAATGAACAACTCAAGCATCGCGTTCAAGAGCTGGAAGCACGCACGAAAAAAAACAGCTCCAATAGCCATTTGCCCCCATCTTCTGACCGTTTTGAGAAAAAGCGTTCCTCCCGCGAGCCGTCTGGCAAAAAGCCCGGTGGGCAAGAGGGACATGAGGGGACGACGCTCCGTCAAGTGGAACATCCACATCATCGTGTCGTCCATCGCGTACATACGTGTCAAGGATGTGGGGCTTCTTTGCGTGACGTCAAACCGTTCAAAGTCGATGTCCGTCAAGTGTTTGATCTGCCTCCCGTGTCGATTGAAGTGACACAACATGAGCGTGAAGTGAAATCATGTCCGCATTGTCGATGCGTGCAACAAGCGGAGTTTCCACCACATGTCACGAATCATGTGCAATACGGTCCACGTCTTACTGCGCTCGTTGTTTATTTGCATCATATCCAATTGATCCCTTACAAGCGTTTAAGTGATACAATCGAAGCGTTATATCAACACTCGGTTAGTACAGGAACCCTTGCCAATATGGTGAAACGAGGACGCGAAGCGCTGGAATCCAATATGGACATGATCGAAGACGCCTTACTTGACTCTAACATCTTGCATGTCGATGAAACGAGTTTGCGCATCAATGGTAAACTCGCATGGGTGCATGTCGCATGTACGTCGACATATACGTACTTGGCTTTTCACGCTTCTCGTGGAAAGAAAGCAACGGATGAGATCGGGATTCTTCCACAATACAAAGGGACGATGATGCATGATGCATTCGGTACGTATCCGAGATACACGAAAGCCACACATGCTCTTTGCCATGCCCATCATTTACGTGAGCTAAAAGGCTTCATCGAACAAGGCCATACATGGGCATCGCGCATGACCACGTTTCTGTTAGCCGCCAAACAGGCAGTCGAAGCGCATCACGGTGCACTTTCCGAAGAAGAAGCGAAACGATGGGAACGAGTGTATGATCGTATCCTAGCGAAAGCACAGCACCGATTGGAAACGATGACACCTCTTCCGAAAAAAGCACTCGCTTTTATTCGACGGCTTCAAAAACGAAAGGAAGAAGCGCTGCGTTTCTTATGTGAAGTGCATGTTCCCTTTGACAATAACCAAGCCGAGCGAGATCTTCGCATGGTCAAAGTCAAAGAGAACATCTCGGGTACATTTCGTGACGAAACGTTCGCGCAGTCGTTTTGCATCGCAAGAAGCATCGTTTCCACACTTACGAAACACGAAAAAAACGTGTGGGACTCGTTGTGTCTTCTGTTGGCAGGCGAAACGATCGATCGAGTTCTTTCCGCTACCTAG
- a CDS encoding YwmB family TATA-box binding protein yields the protein MRKRWLALVIFCLLLSGYRMYDDERVEREITKINDMLGVFEAHHIHPKRWNVYAKEQVLTKDPHNWIQQYVRTWSSFHWTVEPHKMIGKRETSAYVETIQLITVAHHPAVIILYEATGSTWNKQLERTLVRQTTKLFVKPTFFTCITGEFDGKMKGVLFDKAVRLLASFQAQPIESLREETFVSVSAYTEQWKTSLSVGQQQMNLQLALRQNGLGARTTVVIGTPIITAEY from the coding sequence ATGAGAAAAAGATGGTTGGCACTCGTTATTTTTTGTTTGTTATTAAGTGGTTATCGGATGTATGATGATGAACGTGTCGAAAGAGAAATAACGAAAATAAACGACATGCTCGGCGTATTTGAAGCCCATCATATTCACCCCAAACGATGGAACGTCTACGCCAAAGAGCAAGTGCTTACAAAAGACCCTCACAACTGGATCCAACAATACGTGAGAACATGGTCCTCTTTCCATTGGACAGTTGAACCGCACAAGATGATTGGCAAACGTGAAACCTCCGCTTACGTTGAAACGATTCAACTCATCACGGTCGCTCATCATCCAGCAGTCATTATTTTATACGAAGCAACCGGTTCAACGTGGAATAAACAACTCGAACGCACGCTCGTCCGACAAACGACAAAATTATTCGTAAAACCTACATTTTTCACTTGTATTACAGGGGAATTCGATGGTAAGATGAAAGGTGTTTTGTTTGACAAGGCGGTTCGCTTGCTTGCTTCCTTTCAAGCGCAACCGATTGAATCATTACGTGAAGAGACATTTGTCTCCGTCTCAGCATATACTGAGCAGTGGAAGACATCACTTTCTGTCGGACAACAACAAATGAATCTTCAACTGGCGTTACGACAAAACGGATTGGGCGCGCGAACGACCGTTGTCATTGGCACCCCAATCATAACAGCTGAATATTAA
- the spoIID gene encoding stage II sporulation protein D produces MIKGGWHLRQWMIATVALFTLMLLIPALVVLAFGEKEDTPLPAEPQPVQARDEPIVEVAVYRSKEKKVERLPLEQYVVGVVAAEMPAEFEMEALKAQALTARTYIVKQLMHNQPIQLPEGANVTDTVMHQVYYNDEQLKERWGISYEWKIKKIKEAVEATRGQILTYNNEPIEAAFFSTSNGYTENSEAYWQNAFPYLTSVESPWDAQSPKFYEQVTLSVREFEQRLGVKLPKDGSVGKVLARTPGKRVALVDINGKQLTGREVREKLQLKSTDFTWTRQGNNIVVTTKGYGHGVGMSQYGANFLAKQGKTYKEIVQYYYRGVQIHDVSLVASKF; encoded by the coding sequence ATGATAAAGGGGGGATGGCATTTGCGACAATGGATGATTGCGACCGTTGCGTTATTTACACTTATGTTACTTATTCCTGCATTAGTCGTTTTAGCGTTTGGGGAAAAGGAAGACACACCCCTTCCGGCCGAACCGCAGCCCGTTCAAGCGCGCGACGAACCGATCGTGGAAGTGGCAGTGTACAGAAGTAAAGAAAAAAAGGTCGAACGGCTTCCGCTTGAGCAATATGTCGTTGGCGTTGTAGCGGCAGAAATGCCAGCGGAATTTGAAATGGAAGCGTTAAAAGCTCAAGCGCTTACCGCTAGAACGTATATCGTTAAACAGCTGATGCATAACCAACCCATTCAACTGCCTGAAGGAGCGAACGTGACTGATACGGTTATGCATCAAGTGTATTATAACGACGAGCAGTTGAAGGAACGATGGGGAATCAGTTACGAATGGAAAATAAAGAAAATTAAAGAAGCGGTCGAGGCGACGCGCGGACAAATTTTAACGTACAACAATGAGCCGATTGAAGCCGCGTTTTTTTCCACAAGCAACGGCTATACGGAAAATTCAGAAGCGTATTGGCAAAACGCTTTCCCTTATTTAACGAGCGTGGAGAGCCCGTGGGATGCACAGTCGCCAAAATTTTACGAACAAGTGACGCTATCTGTGCGCGAATTTGAACAGCGGCTCGGTGTAAAATTGCCAAAAGACGGATCAGTCGGCAAAGTGCTCGCGCGCACGCCGGGAAAACGGGTCGCTCTTGTCGATATTAATGGAAAACAGCTGACCGGACGGGAAGTGCGCGAAAAGCTGCAATTAAAATCAACGGATTTTACATGGACAAGGCAAGGAAACAACATTGTCGTCACGACGAAAGGATACGGTCACGGCGTTGGGATGAGTCAATACGGGGCGAACTTTTTAGCAAAGCAAGGAAAAACGTATAAAGAAATTGTCCAATATTATTATCGCGGAGTACAAATTCACGATGTGTCACTTGTCGCTTCAAAATTTTGA
- a CDS encoding flagellar hook-basal body protein, whose amino-acid sequence MLRSMITAANTMNQLQQQLDVISHNIANVNTTGFKKRDAVFGELLAQQFQNLPKTDEAPRFTPDGLRLGVGAKIASTHMQMKQGLVVKTDRPLDLAFTKEGQFFRIFVDGGIQYTRDGAFYLSPSANNPDELMLVTADGYAVLDENDEPITVREGFKNIQVNQNGTMQFIAPNGNVMQTVNIGVSYVTRPQLMQALGENRFAFPADVSAPNAVVNLANNNRTSISMQQYALEQSNVELPKEMSELMITQRSYQFNARAITLSDQMMGLINGIRS is encoded by the coding sequence ATGTTGCGCTCAATGATTACTGCCGCCAATACAATGAACCAACTACAACAACAGCTTGACGTCATTAGCCATAATATTGCAAACGTCAATACGACTGGATTTAAAAAGCGCGATGCCGTATTTGGCGAACTGCTTGCTCAACAATTTCAAAACTTGCCAAAAACAGACGAAGCACCACGCTTCACGCCTGACGGTCTTCGCCTTGGCGTCGGAGCGAAAATAGCATCGACACATATGCAAATGAAACAAGGGCTCGTTGTGAAAACAGATCGCCCGCTCGATCTCGCCTTCACAAAAGAAGGACAGTTTTTTCGCATTTTTGTCGATGGTGGGATTCAATATACGCGCGATGGTGCGTTTTACCTTAGTCCGTCCGCGAACAATCCAGATGAACTGATGCTTGTAACAGCAGATGGTTATGCGGTGCTCGATGAAAACGATGAACCGATTACCGTGCGCGAAGGGTTTAAAAATATTCAAGTCAATCAAAACGGCACGATGCAATTCATTGCGCCAAACGGAAACGTAATGCAGACGGTAAACATTGGTGTTTCATATGTGACACGTCCGCAGCTCATGCAAGCGCTCGGCGAAAACCGATTTGCTTTCCCAGCTGATGTAAGTGCGCCGAATGCGGTCGTCAATTTAGCTAACAACAACCGTACCTCGATCTCGATGCAACAATATGCCCTTGAACAATCGAACGTGGAACTACCGAAAGAAATGAGCGAACTGATGATCACTCAACGGTCATATCAGTTTAATGCTCGGGCGATTACATTATCGGATCAAATGATGGGGCTGATTAACGGTATTCGTTCATAG
- a CDS encoding M23 family metallopeptidase, producing the protein MKEENKKVSKLFRKRWVVPSIYLLSAALILTGVLWFQSKTNDIVQPPVDETKPGTAVNEQESVPVQQAVEQIAMPVLDPNAVEIAKPFYDFNASAEEQEAALVSYNDEYYPNKGVDIAMKNGESFDVTASLSGTVVKAEKDPLFGYVVHIQHDRGVVTIYQSLKDVQVKAGDTVKQGQVIAKAGTNEFNKEAGVHVHFEIRKDGQAVNPVAYFDQPLSALETKEQQTEQQETNQNKTDEQESDPSSTVPDASIGMART; encoded by the coding sequence ATGAAAGAAGAAAACAAAAAAGTTTCAAAGTTGTTCCGTAAACGTTGGGTTGTTCCTTCGATTTATTTGTTAAGCGCAGCGCTCATTTTAACAGGTGTGCTTTGGTTCCAAAGCAAAACAAACGATATCGTGCAACCGCCTGTTGATGAAACAAAACCGGGCACAGCTGTAAACGAACAAGAATCTGTTCCTGTCCAACAAGCAGTTGAACAAATCGCGATGCCTGTCCTTGATCCAAACGCTGTCGAAATCGCAAAACCGTTTTACGACTTTAATGCATCAGCCGAAGAACAAGAAGCTGCTCTCGTCTCTTATAATGATGAATATTATCCGAACAAAGGTGTCGACATCGCGATGAAAAACGGCGAAAGCTTTGATGTGACCGCATCGTTAAGCGGAACGGTCGTGAAAGCAGAAAAAGACCCGCTCTTTGGTTACGTCGTTCATATTCAACACGATCGTGGCGTTGTAACGATATATCAATCATTAAAAGACGTACAAGTGAAAGCAGGCGATACAGTAAAACAAGGACAAGTGATCGCAAAGGCCGGAACAAACGAGTTTAATAAAGAAGCAGGCGTCCACGTCCATTTTGAAATTCGGAAAGATGGGCAAGCTGTCAATCCGGTCGCTTACTTCGATCAACCGCTTAGCGCATTAGAAACGAAAGAACAACAAACGGAACAACAAGAAACAAATCAAAACAAAACAGATGAACAAGAAAGCGATCCGTCAAGCACTGTTCCAGATGCTTCGATCGGAATGGCAAGAACATGA
- the flgF gene encoding flagellar basal-body rod protein FlgF → MFRGLYTAASGMLSQQRRIEMITNNIANANTPGYKADQASLRAFPDMLMHRIQQMTIPTEKKPTWRDRTYIGPLSTGVYVQELVPNFTQGDIRETGNNTDIAIVDGTGTSFFIVQNESGDVRYTRNGHFTIDADGFLTTTDGFYVLDESGNRIQVGDEQFTVREDGTITKGEETIARLGIAYAANVQSLAKEGNGLFRAEGELPLAETYTIRQQYIERSNVDLSRAMTDMLSAYRAFEANQKILQAYDKSMDKAANEIGRLK, encoded by the coding sequence ATGTTTCGCGGACTATATACAGCTGCTTCAGGCATGCTTTCTCAACAGCGTCGCATTGAAATGATAACGAACAATATCGCAAACGCCAATACGCCAGGCTACAAAGCCGATCAAGCGTCATTAAGAGCTTTTCCAGATATGCTCATGCATCGTATTCAACAAATGACGATTCCGACTGAAAAAAAACCGACGTGGCGTGATCGTACATATATCGGTCCGTTATCGACAGGTGTGTACGTGCAAGAGCTTGTGCCAAACTTTACTCAAGGGGATATACGCGAAACAGGCAATAACACCGATATCGCGATCGTTGATGGGACAGGCACATCGTTTTTTATCGTACAAAATGAATCAGGCGACGTTCGTTATACGCGGAATGGTCATTTCACCATAGATGCAGACGGGTTTTTAACGACGACGGACGGCTTTTACGTGCTTGATGAAAGCGGTAACCGCATTCAAGTAGGCGATGAGCAGTTTACAGTACGTGAAGACGGCACGATCACAAAAGGCGAAGAAACGATCGCGCGCCTTGGCATCGCTTATGCGGCAAACGTTCAATCGCTTGCGAAAGAAGGAAACGGTTTATTCCGAGCAGAAGGGGAGCTTCCGCTTGCTGAGACGTATACGATTCGCCAACAATATATTGAGCGCTCGAACGTCGATTTGTCTCGCGCGATGACAGATATGCTTTCAGCTTACCGAGCGTTTGAGGCGAACCAAAAAATTTTACAAGCGTACGATAAAAGTATGGACAAAGCAGCCAACGAAATTGGTCGCTTAAAGTAG
- the spoIIID gene encoding sporulation transcriptional regulator SpoIIID: protein MHDYIKERTIKIGKYIVETRKTVRVIAKEFGVSKSTVHKDLTERLPEINPELANEVKEILDYHKSIRHLRGGEATKKKYKKETEQAT from the coding sequence GTGCACGATTACATCAAAGAGCGTACAATCAAGATTGGCAAGTATATCGTGGAGACGAGAAAAACCGTTCGCGTCATCGCGAAAGAGTTCGGTGTATCCAAAAGCACCGTGCATAAAGACTTAACGGAACGGCTCCCGGAAATTAACCCCGAATTAGCGAATGAAGTAAAAGAAATTTTAGATTACCATAAATCCATTCGCCATTTGCGTGGAGGAGAAGCGACGAAGAAAAAGTATAAAAAAGAAACGGAGCAAGCGACGTAA
- a CDS encoding sugar transferase, which produces MQVQQRYTQQVLINERKSYLITKRMMDIIGALIGLIALSWLFFLVAVLIKLEDRKGPVFFKQVRVGKDGKEFYMYKFRSMVTDAEEKLQELLKYNEVSGAMFKMKNDPRVTKIGKFIRKTSIDELPQLWNVLKGEMSLVGPRPPLPREVAQYTEYDKQRFLVTPGCTGLWQVSGRNDLGFRDMVELDLQYIRERSFLYDLKIIVKTIVIMIKPNVTIQPHHKVS; this is translated from the coding sequence ATACAAGTCCAACAAAGATATACACAACAAGTACTCATTAACGAGAGAAAAAGCTACTTAATCACCAAGCGAATGATGGACATTATAGGAGCTTTGATCGGCTTAATTGCCTTATCATGGCTCTTTTTTCTTGTAGCCGTTTTAATCAAATTAGAAGATCGAAAAGGCCCTGTCTTTTTTAAACAAGTTCGTGTAGGGAAAGACGGAAAAGAATTTTACATGTACAAATTTCGCTCAATGGTGACAGATGCGGAGGAAAAGTTACAGGAATTGTTGAAGTACAACGAAGTGTCCGGCGCGATGTTCAAAATGAAAAACGATCCGCGCGTTACGAAAATCGGAAAATTTATTCGCAAAACAAGCATTGACGAACTGCCACAATTATGGAATGTATTAAAAGGGGAAATGAGTCTTGTCGGTCCACGCCCACCGTTGCCAAGAGAAGTAGCGCAGTATACGGAATACGACAAACAGCGATTTCTTGTGACCCCAGGGTGTACAGGGTTGTGGCAGGTGAGTGGGAGAAATGACTTAGGGTTTCGTGATATGGTTGAGTTAGATTTACAATATATCCGTGAACGCTCATTCTTATATGATTTAAAGATTATTGTTAAGACAATCGTAATAATGATTAAGCCGAATGTAACTATTCAGCCACATCATAAAGTGAGCTGA
- the fabZ gene encoding 3-hydroxyacyl-ACP dehydratase FabZ produces the protein MLDMQQIQQIIPHRYPFLLVDRIVEVEEGKRAVGIKNVSANEHFFVGHFPEYAVMPGVLIVEALAQVGAVAMLMKEENRGRLAFFTGIDNCRFKKQVKPGDQLRLEVEMIRFKGAIGKGKGIATVDGELVCETEIMFALGEK, from the coding sequence ATGCTTGATATGCAACAAATTCAACAAATTATCCCACATCGCTATCCATTTTTACTCGTTGATCGCATCGTTGAAGTGGAAGAAGGAAAGCGAGCCGTCGGCATTAAAAACGTCAGTGCAAACGAGCATTTTTTTGTCGGTCATTTTCCTGAATATGCTGTGATGCCGGGCGTATTAATTGTTGAAGCGCTCGCACAAGTTGGGGCTGTCGCGATGTTAATGAAGGAAGAAAATCGCGGCCGTCTCGCCTTTTTCACAGGCATCGACAACTGCCGATTTAAAAAGCAAGTGAAACCGGGCGATCAACTTCGTTTAGAAGTCGAAATGATTCGCTTTAAAGGCGCCATCGGCAAAGGAAAGGGCATCGCCACAGTCGATGGCGAACTCGTTTGCGAAACAGAAATCATGTTTGCGCTTGGAGAAAAATAA
- the galU gene encoding UTP--glucose-1-phosphate uridylyltransferase GalU, translating into MKKVRKAIIPAAGLGTRFLPATKAMPKEMLPIVDKPTIQYIVEEAIESGIEDIIIVTGKGKRAIEDHFDHAFELEQALLKSNKHDLLEKVKEPSKVDIHYIRQKEPKGLGHAVWCARKFIGDEPFAVLLGDDIVQAEKPCLKQLMDEFERTHSSIIGVKQVRDDETHRYGIIDPLDKKGRRYQVKQFVEKPAPGTAPSNLAIMGRYILTPEIFMFLDKQETGAGGEIQLTDAIQQLNEIQRVFAYEFEGKRYDVGEKLGFIQTTVEFAMQDEELKKQLIPFIENILKEAKVTE; encoded by the coding sequence GTGAAAAAGGTGCGAAAAGCAATCATCCCAGCTGCCGGGCTTGGAACAAGATTTTTACCTGCGACAAAAGCGATGCCGAAGGAAATGCTTCCGATCGTCGACAAACCGACGATTCAATACATCGTTGAAGAAGCGATTGAATCAGGCATTGAAGATATTATTATCGTCACAGGAAAAGGAAAACGCGCCATCGAGGATCATTTTGATCATGCATTTGAACTAGAACAAGCATTATTAAAAAGCAATAAGCATGACTTGCTAGAAAAAGTAAAAGAACCGTCCAAAGTTGACATTCACTACATTCGTCAAAAAGAGCCGAAAGGACTTGGCCATGCGGTTTGGTGCGCACGCAAATTCATCGGAGACGAACCATTCGCTGTCCTATTAGGCGACGACATCGTCCAAGCAGAAAAACCTTGTTTAAAACAGCTGATGGACGAATTTGAACGAACACATAGCTCCATCATCGGAGTGAAACAAGTCAGAGATGACGAAACACATCGCTACGGCATCATCGACCCACTCGACAAAAAAGGCCGCCGCTATCAAGTGAAACAATTCGTCGAAAAACCAGCACCAGGCACCGCACCGTCCAACTTAGCCATCATGGGACGATACATACTTACGCCTGAAATTTTCATGTTTCTCGACAAACAAGAAACAGGCGCAGGCGGTGAAATTCAACTAACCGATGCGATTCAACAACTAAACGAAATTCAAAGAGTGTTTGCGTACGAGTTCGAAGGCAAGCGATATGATGTCGGGGAGAAGCTAGGATTTATCCAGACGACGGTGGAGTTTGCGATGCAAGATGAGGAGTTGAAAAAACAGCTTATTCCATTTATCGAGAACATATTAAAAGAAGCAAAAGTGACTGAATGA
- a CDS encoding rod shape-determining protein, translated as MFLARDIGIDLGTANVLIYVKGKGIVLNEPSVVAIDQHTKRVLAVGEEARRMVGRTPGHIVAIRPLKDGVIADFEITEAMLKHFLSKLNLKGWFAKPRILICCPTNITSVERKAIKEAAEKSGGKKVYLEEEPKVAAIGAGMDIFQPSGNMVIDIGGGTTDVAVLSMGDIVTSASIKVAGDKFDQEILSYIKREYKLLIGERTAEEIKINIATVFPNARDEAMDIRGRDLVTGLPRTVTIRSGEIEKALRETVYTIVQTAKSVLERTPPELSADIIDRGIFLTGGGALLHGIDQLLAQELKVPVFIAENPMDCVAIGTGLMLDNIDKAPYRQPV; from the coding sequence ATGTTTTTAGCAAGAGATATCGGCATCGATCTCGGCACGGCGAACGTGTTGATTTATGTGAAAGGAAAAGGCATTGTATTAAACGAACCTTCTGTGGTAGCGATTGATCAACATACGAAGCGGGTGTTAGCGGTAGGGGAAGAAGCGCGGCGCATGGTCGGACGTACGCCTGGGCATATTGTTGCCATCCGTCCGTTAAAAGATGGTGTCATTGCGGATTTTGAAATTACAGAAGCGATGCTGAAACATTTTTTAAGCAAACTTAACTTAAAAGGATGGTTTGCGAAACCGCGCATTTTAATTTGTTGCCCAACAAACATTACATCGGTAGAACGGAAAGCGATTAAAGAAGCAGCAGAAAAAAGTGGCGGCAAAAAAGTGTACTTAGAAGAAGAGCCGAAAGTGGCCGCGATCGGTGCAGGAATGGATATTTTCCAACCTTCTGGAAACATGGTCATCGACATCGGTGGCGGCACGACGGACGTTGCTGTTTTATCGATGGGTGATATCGTCACATCTGCATCGATTAAAGTAGCGGGCGATAAATTTGATCAAGAAATTTTAAGTTATATTAAACGAGAATATAAACTATTAATCGGTGAGCGAACAGCGGAAGAAATTAAAATAAACATCGCTACGGTATTCCCGAACGCTCGCGATGAAGCGATGGACATTCGCGGTCGCGATTTAGTGACAGGGTTGCCACGAACGGTTACGATTCGTTCTGGCGAGATTGAAAAAGCGCTACGCGAAACGGTATATACGATCGTCCAAACGGCAAAAAGCGTCCTTGAGCGCACACCGCCGGAATTATCGGCAGACATTATCGACCGCGGCATTTTCTTGACAGGCGGCGGGGCGTTGCTTCACGGCATCGATCAACTGCTTGCGCAAGAGCTGAAAGTGCCTGTCTTTATCGCGGAAAATCCGATGGATTGCGTGGCGATCGGCACAGGTTTAATGCTTGATAACATTGACAAAGCTCCGTATCGTCAACCTGTATAG
- the murA gene encoding UDP-N-acetylglucosamine 1-carboxyvinyltransferase — protein sequence MEKIIVRGGKRLSGTVKVEGAKNAVLPVIAATLLASEGKSVIYDVPELSDVYTISEVLRHLQADVTVGKNTIVVDASGELSIEAPFEYVRKMRASVLVMGPLLARKGRARVALPGGCAIGSRPIDQHLKGFEAMGATVKIGNGFIDAEVDGKLRGAKIYLDFPSVGATENIMMAAVLAEGTTIIENCAKEPEIVDLANFLNAMGAKVRGAGTGTIRIEGVTTLYGAQHTVIPDRIEAGTFMIAAAITGGNVLVQGAVPEHLTSLIAKLEEMGVTIIEEDSGLRVIAPDKLKAVDVKTMPHPGFPTDMQSQMMALLMKAEGTSMVTETVFENRFMHVEEFRRMNADVKIEGRSVIINGPCSLQGAEVAATDLRAAAALILAGLVAEGYTRVTELKHLDRGYVRFHEKLAALGADIERVREHVDTVEKQVTDIG from the coding sequence TTGGAAAAAATCATCGTCCGCGGCGGGAAGCGGTTGAGCGGCACAGTGAAAGTGGAAGGTGCGAAAAACGCTGTGTTGCCTGTCATCGCCGCAACATTATTAGCGAGTGAAGGAAAAAGCGTCATTTACGATGTACCTGAACTCTCCGATGTATATACGATTAGCGAAGTGTTACGTCACTTACAAGCAGACGTGACGGTTGGCAAAAACACCATCGTCGTCGATGCATCTGGAGAGCTAAGTATTGAAGCTCCATTTGAATATGTACGAAAAATGAGAGCATCTGTATTAGTAATGGGTCCATTGCTTGCGCGCAAAGGTCGCGCACGTGTCGCACTACCGGGTGGCTGTGCGATCGGGTCAAGACCAATTGACCAACATTTAAAAGGATTTGAAGCGATGGGTGCGACGGTGAAAATCGGCAACGGTTTCATCGACGCTGAAGTGGACGGAAAATTGCGCGGGGCAAAAATTTATTTAGATTTCCCAAGTGTCGGTGCGACAGAAAACATTATGATGGCTGCCGTTTTGGCAGAAGGAACAACAATTATTGAAAACTGCGCAAAAGAACCAGAAATTGTTGATTTAGCGAACTTTTTAAATGCGATGGGCGCAAAAGTGCGCGGTGCAGGAACAGGCACGATTCGCATTGAAGGTGTTACTACATTATATGGTGCACAACATACCGTTATTCCTGATCGCATTGAAGCAGGAACATTTATGATTGCCGCTGCGATTACAGGAGGAAACGTCCTCGTACAAGGTGCGGTGCCAGAACATTTAACGTCGTTGATCGCCAAACTTGAGGAAATGGGTGTCACCATTATTGAAGAAGACAGCGGTTTGCGCGTCATTGCTCCTGACAAGCTAAAAGCGGTCGATGTAAAAACGATGCCACATCCCGGTTTTCCAACGGATATGCAGTCGCAAATGATGGCGCTGCTTATGAAAGCGGAAGGCACAAGCATGGTGACAGAAACAGTATTTGAAAACCGCTTTATGCACGTTGAAGAATTTCGTCGCATGAACGCGGATGTGAAGATTGAAGGCCGTTCGGTCATCATTAACGGTCCGTGCAGCTTGCAAGGGGCAGAAGTGGCGGCAACGGACTTGCGTGCTGCGGCAGCGCTTATTTTAGCTGGATTAGTGGCAGAAGGATATACGCGTGTAACTGAGCTGAAACATTTAGATCGCGGTTACGTTCGCTTCCATGAGAAGTTAGCTGCTTTAGGGGCGGATATTGAACGTGTACGCGAACATGTCGACACGGTAGAAAAACAAGTGACAGATATTGGATAA